The Glycine soja cultivar W05 chromosome 19, ASM419377v2, whole genome shotgun sequence genomic sequence TAAATCTCTGCTTTTGACACGCTATACAGGTAAGGGGGAAAGGTTTTAGTGTATAGACAAAACTGTGAAGTTAACACAAATGCAAATGAATAACATTTGAAAGCTAGAAAGATACAAAAGAAATTATTGCAGAATCTCTAAAGTGGGTTATTTATGCTGTGTATCTGATGATGCtttcttttgtttcatttgCAAAGACAAGTCTGGTCAGAGCACAAATAAAAGTTGTTATATTATTCAAGATCATTTATTTGAAGGATTATATtggtatttattttatacttcaaCTACTTTTTTTAGGTATGTTCATAGTTACCAAAGCTATTTATGGAACCATGCTGCAAGTAAGAGGGTGCAAAAATATGGTAAGTTGTGATTTGTAATAAACTTCTAGATTTGTCTTGCTTTCTCAGGCAATGAACTTCTAATGTCACACCTCCTGATTTCATGAATGCATTTGATAGGTTGATAATCGATACAATCCTTACCGTgaattatcattattatgatACTTGAAGTCAAAATATTCATTATTGATTAAATCGATTCTACTGTGTGGCAGGAACTGAAAATGTAGTATTAGGGGACTTGGTATATTGTAAAGAAAATTCTACTGGTAAGGTTACAGAGTTTGTTGGATCTGAATATGCTGAAGACTGCAGGGGTAGGTATGATTCTAATAATGAAGATGAAGTCTCTGGAGAGATTCATGAAGAAATAAATAGCGTCAAGGTTAGTCTTTTGATTTTGGCCCATTGCAGAGGCCTGTTGTACTCAACTGATATGTAGGTTTAGAAATATGTCGTGACATATCTTTCTCATCTATCGATTCAGAGTCTAGTGCGCACACATGACACAATGTGTAGACTTGAAGGTACATCTATGCACAGATATTTTGGTCACattttttggtcattttattGTTATACATTGTAATAATTCTGAAAAGGTTCAAGAAGATCGTATAAAATTGAAGTTATTTTTCATGTAAGAATTTAGATGAAAAGATGATTACAAAGAATTTGGAGGATAATAAGTCctccttaaaaaaaagaaactaaaacaaaagtACATAAGAAAGAAAACATCAATGAAGCTGTTAGAAGATATTAGGAATTAATCTTGTTAGCATTGGACTTGGGCTTATACCAGTAATACTTGCACTTGACCTATTTTGTGGTATAAATAGGTACACTAGGTTATTGTATTTCAGGAACATCATACTATCAATCACATAATACATTGCTAGCTATcattctctcttttattttatttatttgttgagATTTTATCTTCaggaagttattttttatttgttcttaaAGATTAAGAGTCTAATGTATATAAGGGCTAGTGCTTCATGTTTAGCATCACGTCGTAATACATCACATGATATCAAGTTAATATTAAACTCAAAGTATTTGGTCTCTATTCTCTCCTTTTCCTCCCTCTATATCAAAAACCCTACAATATAACATTTTTCTATCTGGATTCctaattattgttaattatgaaCATGGTAAGTGACTTAGTGAGcctttaatgaaattttaatgaaatcaaTAATCTATCAAgcaattttgtttcaaatttcaTGAATGAAAAACTATGGTGAACCATTTTTTCTCAAATGAACGGATTAATTCCATAGACATAATTCTATGTCATGGAACTTCTGGTGGTAAAGTgtcaaatctattttttttaaatagaaaaatattttcgtTTAGGAGAAATGAGGGGAAGTACAACTAAGGGAAGAATAATTTATCAATTGGAACAAAAAAGTATTACTCAACAAGGAACAACAGTAGTTGTGTGAATGATGTGTTCTAAAATAAGCTTGACAATTTAAAGTGAGTTTACTTCATATGACAGGTTATCGATGCTGAAGATCTTAATTCAGGATGTTACACAATTGATGATGTAATCCTTCCTATGCCAGGGTAAGCATGAATGGCTAATACTGCTCAGATTCTTTGATTCAGATAACTTGGTTCCTCTACCGATGTTTTTGTTTCCattgtcttattttttattttgggggAGGGGTGAGTGacatttatgtatttattatctTGCAGTTCACGGGTAAAATATCCAACCAATCATATTGCCAATGTTTATGAAGATTTAGCAAAAAAAGTATGTATTCGTTTGGCCCTTGTACTCTCAATATCCTGAACTTTTATGCATTTAATTAGGAGTGATTGATATCTGAGAAGCTAAGGCTGGATGTCATGTCAAATATTTTACTTAGAGTAGTGATACTCACAACAAATTCTTGGAATActttttataattcattttttctttctatctcaTTCTATCAAATCAGTAAATCACCCATCTTATCCCACTCTTCGTATCTCTCTCTTACATTGTAAGAATTGTTGAATTGTGTAGGAGTAGATTTATCCCTTTATCCCTTTACTTGTAAGCAATAATTCAAGGTTATATTAGTTGTTATGCATTTGAGGGTACTTGAGCAAGTAATTATATTTCATGACGGGGGAAATCGAAAAGTTGTTCCTCAGGTTCATTTTATTGTATCGAGCAAAACAGTCCTTTGGTGATGAAATAAGGAATGCTCTTAAATTTGGAAAAGGTTGACTTTTCAAGCTAGTTATGCCTTGAAGGCTATAGGTTCTGATTCGGATATTCTGCGAAACAAGCCTGAAGATCTGCTGTATGTATGTTATCAAGATTAATATCATTACTTAGTAGTTGACAATTGATATTAATTCTTGGAACTGCAATTTAATggagatattattattatgcgtGGACAAGCCCATCCACTGCTTCTCTTTTTATCCCTCCTCCTTCTGTTACTTCTAGAAGTATGATTAGCTATTTCTTACATGTACATTTTGGTTGCTGTCCTAGGTTTTCTGCAACCTTTTTTACTGTTATTGTTCCATGGGTTGTTATTTCCCCTCCCTAAATATTCACCTGTTTTATTTGTACTGGCCAGGATGGAATCAGTTTAACTGAAAGCGTGCATAATGTGGAGTATGTAATAAGAATCTCCAGTCAAATCTTGACAAGTCCAATTCTACATTTATTCTTTATCTTCTTTTCTCTCCTCCTTTGCCAGTTCTCTTACCCTGGTTTATTCCTACTTTTTATTAGGGATTTCTCAATAACTAGTATCACTGGATGCTACAGGAGGGTTTTTCAGAAGCCAATTAACTTTGAATGGTATTTACCTTAGTTAACCCTCTCCACATTGCacatacttttactttttactcgtTTTTGTTTGTGTGTAGTTCACTTATTGACTCATTTCTTTGATGTCTGCAATTGCAGGGAATTACTTTCATATAGTGACAGTAGTGAGCAATTGGTAGACACAGATTTAGACAAAATTAACAAGTCTAAGCCTATGAACACTGTCAAACAAATGGGTGCAGCAAATGGGAAAAATGAAGAAGCCTTTGATTGCATTAGAGAATTAGAGAGCTCTGATGACATTGCAAAGGTTGAGAATTATAGTGAGATTTTAGGTGAGGAAGTAAAATTGCCACATGACGAATCTCTCATTGGCTCCAGCTCTCAAGATTCCCAAATCGCTCTAAAATTGAGCTTTACTCTTCCTGCTTCATGCTATGCAACAATGGCCATAAGGGAGCTGCTGAAGACTTCAACATCTGTAAGCACCCAACTTGAAAAGTCTTGTGTCTGTTACTACGAGTGCTCAAATTAATCATGATTGGGAAAAACTTATAGCATTGGGAATTTGCACATAAATAATAGAGttgtaaaaacataaaatgggaCAAAGTTTGGTCCTGGCTTCGCTCAAACTGGGTCAGACATATTATATATTCTTTAAACTCTACTAAATTATTTTGGCATGGTTGAAACTGGCTGGGTAAAGGTAGATCGGAAATCTCCTAACAATTCCTGCATATTTCCTTCACTCACAGTTTTATGTgtatataaattcttttattttattttaatgctgTTGCAGGTTGCATATCACAAGACATTAAACCAATAGTATGCACACAGCTACCTCATGTAGCAATGTTTTCTGGAAGAGAAAGTGATTTATAGAACAGAGAGAACACCGCAAAGAGAAGTTTCAGTTCATGATTCTAATTTTGTGGTGTTATAATATCTTGTCGGAAGAGAGAGCAAAATTGTAAAATCCTCTCTCAGGTACTCTCTGTATCTTGTATTCATGTTGGAGAACTGTGAAATTTAACACTAACAATAGTACtgcagaaaatttaaatttaaatcttcgTTTTTTGTATGAGAAGATTTCCATGTGTCTGATTTTAGCACCTTGTGTGTGCTGTCCTTTTTGTCCATTCTAGCAGTAACATACCATCTCTTTGCTTTCCTGTTGTGGATTTTTAGCTGCCACTTCTCATTCCAAAGCTTTCCTAGACACATGATGTAGTGATCAGTTTGGCTAAAATTTAGGGTTATGCCGTAATGAATATTTTGTACCATTGTTTGGAAATTGAACATCTGCTCTCCTTGTCAATAGTCGATTTGGTGTCTTGTACTTGTGAAGTGAGAGCACGCATTCACAAGGTTTAGTTGTACTCACAGTCTCAGACCAATTTTATCTTCCCGATTGTGCTTCCGTCTTGTTTATGTTGTACTTTTGTGTGCACTTTTGTCTTAAGTATGTGTTATGTTAGCATTAAATACGTTTCCAGCTTCTTATGAAGGAGTTAAATCATGAAGCAAATTTGTCGTATATAATGAGTTGCAAAATCCGAGTATTTATATATGGaatagataattattttaagaatttaaggATATATTTGGGAATTGAGATTTGGAGGGAATGGgataaataagttttaattttaataaatgctctctaatttactttttttttttaattctcactTTCAGTCACATCTTAGGGAGTAGGCAATAGTGTCTAGTCAGAAagttattttcttcattttatataaattttatgaactTTCGTAGATAATTCGGTTCCATCTTTTTTGTACAGATTTCAGGTTTGaacaaaaatggaaataaaaatctttgtaaaaataaggtatattattttttcatttaaatatgacatttaaatcaaacttggtaaaataattattatattattttataacttttaattaaaaaatatatttttaaaattcacggttggattgaaagtttttttcatataaattacatgtaaaattttatattattctaaGAAGATAATTTGTTATCTCGTtcgtataaattaaaattaatgaaatataaatattttaaaatatattaaaatataaattatttgattatttttttgtttaattttaacaaaattaaacacatACAATCTtgataatatgtaaatataatttgaattaataaaaatcattttttatataagttataaaaatggtgtaataattattaaattataatttaatccctcctttctctatatataaatataatattaaaaaaatctgacAGTTTCAAGTTCAACCCTTCCTGATATTTAGTTTGGACGTCGGGTTGAGTGGAGCAAGTTAAGCAAGCCCACAGGTTATAAAATCCAACTCACCTTACCAAAATTGGCACAGGTTACGTGTGTTATCCCGTCCAATTAAACTGGCTTTGTCAACCTTGTATCAGAGTATGGATTAGTCGGTACATATTTGGTTTTCAggtaaaaaaacacttttaagaCGAAAgtaatttttgtcaaaaaagatgagaatcattatttttatttttatcctttggaTTTGTACTAAAACACCCacccaatatttttaattttaatctaaacatggatagttttatttatataaaactcAATCAGAGCAAACCCTCTGACAACCGGAATCAATAAGCAATGCCCTTTAAGGCTTTAACAGACCCACatatagagaataaaaaaaaaaaaggcagcaACAGATAATCACACAAGCAATTCTGACTTGCAAAACCCCTAATACTACACAACACAACACTTCCTTTACTCAAGGCCTGTTAACAGAAAAACCATCAATAGTACATGGTAAATCTCTTCTCAAGGACAGTCTCCAAAGCAAAGAACAATACCCATTTTCATCTGCCTCCGCAAAACTAGAGGCATAGTAGCAGCACGGTTCCACAATTCCACCtaaaaatgtgtattttttatattcaagaatataaaaaaaataaattttcaacattAAATAGTCTAATGTAATGTTAATGGCTTAGGCTAGCTAATTGCGAGCTAGTAATCTATAACATGTACACGAGCTATTGAATATATTATAGTGACAACACACGAGATGCATATGGTGCAATGTTTATGTGAGGAGAGAGGGTCCCGCATTGTCTTTTAGTATATGAGGCTCCTTTAGGCCCCTACTCTTCTGTGGCCAGACACTGTCTCAAACAGACATCTATTCATGCAAtgtttcatttaattaattttctcattaTTTCAGTGTACTAATTCAACTCATAAAAGGCTATATGTTTACATCGATTTTCCCCACATAACTTACATAATTTCAATTAACATCATTTTCCCCCACATAGTTCATAAGGTGTTAGATGATGAAAACCCACGCAAAACAAACATTTATGCTTATGCACAGTAATAATAAGCTTCTCCCATCCCATGTGCTCTTGGCTCTTGCTCTGTGACAGTAAGCGCTTGCACGTGCTGGCTGCTGTTCCTGTACGACAGCACTGTATTCCTTTGTACCAAGTGAAGATTCCCATCCTTAAATCATTGGTCCCACTCTCTGCTTCTTTTCACGTGTCCTGCCATCCCTATGCCGTTAATTGCACCATCATCACCGTCAGCTACTCCATGCCacccacacatttttttttctacccaACCCTTCTTCTAATTAACCACACTCTCACTCCCTTCGCGCGTCTACATCAACCCCCACATCATATCTTATCATCACATCacatatacaaatataatataaaataaggtAAATGTAACATCACATtatatcaaaaataatttaactttatattaatttaactatAGAATTGAGAATTTTCAAGTAATTTATTGAACTtcatacttaattttttttaaaaaaaaattgctatttTTTAGTGAAATGGTAATGGTTTACCAAAGCTCAATTTTAGGTTACGGATAAATTAAGCAATTACTTAGGATCCCTTGTGAATCACAATTTGCTTTTTTAGAATCCCTGATGATCACAACTTGATATTGTGGGAGTGTGACTAAGGCAGGTAACTAAAATATTAATCTTGATATAGCGGGTGAGTGTGTTTTAATGGGATGATAAAGATGAGTTTGGATTTtgtttgaaaagagaaaaagtgtTGGCCAAGTTTGAAATGAATTGAATATAGCATGAATAGCAACGTGGTTGGATTGACTTGTCGAAGGTCACACAATATTTAATTGCGTAAAATACTATCGTTTGGGGGGTGGGCGGTGAGTTCACTTTCTCCTAAAAGGGTGTCGGGGGCTATCTTTTCCTTTTCATGCAAGGACAATCTACTCGATAAACgcgaagaagagagagagagtttaaGTTAAGCGTTTTTGAAAAGTTGCTTGTAGCATTGTGGTGATTTACAGTCGGAGACGGAGAAAGAAAGAGGTAGTAAACACTACTCTCCAacacaacacaaacacacaaacatGTTCGATGGAGCACCAGACCAGTTCCACCAATTCATAGCACCAAGGACCACTCTTCCTCTCCACCTGTCTTTCCCTCTCCACCATCATGCCTCTTCAACCCCTCCTCCAAATACCTTCCTACCCTTTGATCCATATAACCCTTCTTCTCATCATCTCTTGCCATCACTCCAAACCAATCATCTCTTGCACCCCCCTACTACTTCCCCCACCCACAAACACGAACAAGACAAGGTTATTGCTCCAATCGTCAACAACAATGAAGAGATTCAAAGAGATCAAAGACAATTACCAGATCAGCTAACCGATTCCTGGACCAACGATGAAGTGCTTGCACTTTTCAGAATCAGATCTAGCATGGAAAATTGGCTCCCAGAGCTCACATGGGACCATGTCTCAAGGTACATATACTATACATTAACATCACATTAATCATATTCTACATGCTTTCAATTAAACCCcacttttatgttttaattaactCATATATTCCTTTGAGCAAGTgagtgaattaattaaattgagacTGATCATATCATCTAGGGAGAATGAAATGAATTAGAAATTAATGTGCTAGCTAGATAAACTATAGTATTCGGTTAATTATCATATGCTACCTTCATTTGGTAGATAAATTAACACACACGTGCACCAACGCGCTATCTATATTACTTTAGCTCGCACGCTGACACAGCAAGACACAAACCCCGAGAGAAAGATATAGTAAGACTGATTAAGTTGAAGGGAAGCTATATTATTTTGAAGTGAGGGGGACAGTACGTACTACCTGTGTGAtgcaaaataatttacataaaatGCTTATGTTGGTTGGTTTTGGATTTTTGTATTTATGATGTGTGCAGGAGGCTAGCAGAGGTTGGGTTTAAGAAGAGTGCTGAGAAGTGCAAGGAGAAGTTTGAAGATGAGAGTAGATATTTCGACAACATCAATAACTACGGCAAGAACAATTTCCGGTTCCTTATTAGCGAGCTGGAGGAGCTTTGTCAAAACTCTGATCCTGGTGCTCATGATCATAATGGGGTTGTAGTGAGGAGTGAAAAGACTCACCACCTAGGAGGACACGCATTGGAAGAAAATTCGAGAGACATTGAAACAACTACAGCGACCAAACGATGTGATATTGGAAGTGACACAGTGGTGGAGAAGTCAAATTCAAAGGTGCGCAAGAGGAAGAGGCGTGATAGGTTCGAAATGTTCAAGGGTTTTTGCGAGAGTGTTGTCAACAAGATGATGGCTCAGCAAGAAGAGACTCACAACAAGCTCCTCGAGGACATGGTGAAAAGGGACCAAGAGAAGTTCGCCAGAGAAGAAGCTTGGAAGAAGCAAGAGTTGGATAGGATGAAAAAGGAGCTTGAGATTATGGCACAAGAGCAAGCCATTGCCGGGGATAGACAAGCCACCATAATTGAATTCTTAAAGAAAtgtgcaacaacaacaataacttcaTTATCCCCTCCAAGCCAAAATGCCAAGTACTACATCACAAATGATTCAAATCTTCCAAATTGTGCATCGCATTCGCAAAACCCTAATAATCCTTCCAATGAAGACAACAATCTTGAGCCAACACCTTCTtctaaaatgattcaaaatcatGGCCAAACTACGTTGGGAGCAGAAAACCCTAGCACAAGTGACACATTATTACAagttccttcttcctccaactCTTCCCCAACAACCCACAACCCTAGTTCTTCACTCAATAGCCACAATAACATTATCCCACTAGAGTCAAATTCAGTTTCGACATACAAGCCCACCTCAACAACCCCTATGGCCAGCAGTGAGAATTCGAAAGATGATATTGGGAGAAGATGGCCAAGAGATGAAGTGTTAGCACTGATAAACCTAAGGTGCACAAGTCTAAGCagcaatgaagagaaagaaggaaacaaGGGTCCTCTGTGGGAGAGAATCTCGCAAGGGATGTCAGCGCTGGGATACAAGAGAAGTGCAAAGAGGTGCAAGGAGAAGTGGGAGAACATAAACAAGTACTTCAGAAAAACCAAGGATAATGTTAATAAGAAAAGGTCCCTTAACTCTAGGACATGTCCTTATTTCCATCAACTGAGTTGCTTGTATGGTCAAGGAAAAATCGTGCCGCAGTCAGAAAGGGAAGGGAACTACTGCTTGAATCCAACCCCGAATTCCGGTCAAGTGCCACCGGATGATGATCATCAAGTCCAAGACGATGAGTCTTCTCAAGTGGGGTCTGCTGGTTTGGTTCAGTATGCATGTTGATCATGCAGGTGAGAAAGCTTTGAAATTAATACCCTTCTTTGGATTGTGATTAATTAGtttcaaattcattaattttgtcCATCTTATATGGCTTAATAAGTTCCACTATTTTccgttttcttttgattttggtGGTGGGAGGACTTTCTTATATAtagcataaattaataattgaatatgtatattttgattttggtgaGCATGCACCGACAGCTTGAGGAATTGAATTAGAACAATGTTTCCTGTTTTGTGGATGATTTTATAATGCCAGTGcaatttacatatttattttctttatgagATTGATGTTTCTAACATATATTGGCCAATGTCCATTAATTGGGAACACACTGTCCCAGGGAAAAGAGGGGTGGACGAGACATTCTTCAGGAACACTATATTTTTGTAcagcaattaattaatttagaaaatatatttattatcttttagtttttgtaaaatatttttaatatatataataaataaaattaaatatgtgtaATACCAAAAATGATCTTCAAAATTAATGTTGAAATGATACAACTCTTGGTCATTTTAAAATCTACCGGGATTGGATTAATTgtaaaaaagcaaaagaaattaTCAGTGTCTTCATCCAAATATTTagggaaaaaaagttataaattattgCTAGCTGGCTTGCATGATGATCAATCGATAGCATGCTTAAGGATACGAAGTTTAGGTATACAAACAGTAATTATACAAATTAACacagatattgattttgttttgttttaattaaaaaattcctaattttatttttgcagtTGTGCATGGTGGATGTTTGGAGGAGAACACTAGAAGAGGGGGAccgttatttttttatttaaatatggaaaattataatacattttagaataagaacaaagaacaattgaaatatatgataatttaatttctgttaactATAATGATATTGTCTTATTTAAAACACTCAAATAACaaagatatataaaatacaaaatttactcTCTATTTTCTTGGTTTCTAAATTCCTCCATTCAAACATGTACAGTAAGATATTTAATTGTAGCATTTTGGTCGATCTTAACATATGTAAGATCATCGAAGAATAAAGACCGAGGTGCATTTAGATATTTGAGTTTCTTATGCTGTGGGTGCTCTCCAATACTATTGAGTATTGAATATCCCCTCCGCCCTTTTTAAAATTCTTGCTAAGTTTTAAGGTAACACCAGTACTTCACTTGTGggtaaaatagaataaaataatagtgacattgtacaaatattttaaatcaaataatagatattttattaataatatatattattgctatattatataagaaaaaaaattaaaagataaaacttttaaaattgagaaaaaaatcataaatatattaaaattatgacaCATCATCTTTATTGATATGATGTATCcaaattttgaaatgaaatttaaattagtaTCAATTAACAtcacaataatattaaaattaagtttatttaaaaGGTAATTAACGATATTATTGATTTAATCCCAAGGATTTAGTTAAGTGGAGTAAGACAATTCCACATTTGACATAttacattacatttttttagtcCGAAGGATTTTTCTCTTTACTTTAGATCGATGCATTATTTCTTTTGCCTAAATTTTTGCTATCAAAAACGAAATATCATTGATTCGATATAGtgtataaaaattcaaaaaataaatatttttttaaataaattatgttaaattaaCTTAAAGATAACATAtatgaaagaaataaacatttgaaataaataaagaaatattcaATGCCGGAGAAATTACATGATTTTGTGGAGatgtgaatatataattatgtgtattctttaacaattaataaactcaaatttataataatatgtattaattatttgttttcttttttattctgttAGTAAAACCAAATTgcataattctttaattttgtatcatcctttaaaaaaaaaaagacatcaaatatgaaaaaaaaatcataggttaTGTTTTGTCAATTCATCAAAACCCAAATCCTAGCTACGAAGGTCTACATACATTTTGATTGATCATTGTCAATGGTTCTGAGTTCATAGCACCAAAATTATGCTCATTCTTTGTTTAACGACGGCTTCTGCTTAATCCACAGTCATTATTGCCCAAGCTCATTTGGAAAGGTAATCGGATTTTGAGCCGTTAACCTAATTTATGTCGTCCTCTTgtgtttaataatttatttttggagCCCCACCAATTATATTCATTTCTTTGTTCACAAACATACTCTAATTATTTGGGATTTGAATATATTTCATGATTGTTCCTTATTTTTGCATATGCGTAGGAGCTTGgaaggttaaaataaatttctaagtTTTCAACcatcattcaaataaaatataaaatgtttttcaatataagaatgataaaagagctgcatgtaaaaaaaataaaaataaaagagttaCTTCTATAAACACctgacaaaaatatttataaagaaaaaaaaaacaatgtaaagaaaataaaagccataacttgcaatttatgtttatgttttgaACTTAGATAATCATACAATGCAATAACTTACATAATCTTAGTTATCAAACTCTAATTTTAAATCGTAACTCTAGTTTTAAATCGTAAAATCGTACGATTTTACGAGTATGTACACCTCCAACAAGTTGAATcgcacatataatttttttccgaTAGATTCggaataaatttgataaaatcgAATTAAACTTGAAATAAACTCGATAGAATCGGACCAAACTCGAAAGAGATTGAAGATGATGGAAATGAAGATAATGATAGTGAAAATGATATTAGAGATGATTTAATTAGAGGATTgatgaatatttgaattatattctatatttttaaaatgtttttattttaagaagttATGTTTTGTATTGtataaatttatgtttgattgagtttatattatgttagtttattgaattattgttaaaatttgttattttaatttattttaggattgaaatatttagttatgattttatatataagaatattaatatattttttaaattgaataaactCTTATGAATTTACAAGGTTGAGTTTATAAGATCTcttcaaatttaaatagaatTGCAAATTTGTCAACCTTCAACATAATACTACACGCATACTAGCTAGCTTATTACAAACACATGCcctattttacttaaaaatctcaaataagaGGAGCTCCAAGGCCCCGGGTTTGTTTGTTGAAAGCTGGGTTTTAAGCTAAGGAATGTGTATCAGTTCGACCGTAGAATAA encodes the following:
- the LOC114400659 gene encoding trihelix transcription factor GTL2-like isoform X1; its protein translation is MFDGAPDQFHQFIAPRTTLPLHLSFPLHHHASSTPPPNTFLPFDPYNPSSHHLLPSLQTNHLLHPPTTSPTHKHEQDKVIAPIVNNNEEIQRDQRQLPDQLTDSWTNDEVLALFRIRSSMENWLPELTWDHVSRRLAEVGFKKSAEKCKEKFEDESRYFDNINNYGKNNFRFLISELEELCQNSDPGAHDHNGVVVRSEKTHHLGGHALEENSRDIETTTATKRCDIGSDTVVEKSNSKVRKRKRRDRFEMFKGFCESVVNKMMAQQEETHNKLLEDMVKRDQEKFAREEAWKKQELDRMKKELEIMAQEQAIAGDRQATIIEFLKKCATTTITSLSPPSQNAKYYITNDSNLPNCASHSQNPNNPSNEDNNLEPTPSSKMIQNHGQTTLGAENPSTSDTLLQVPSSSNSSPTTHNPSSSLNSHNNIIPLESNSVSTYKPTSTTPMASSENSKDDIGRRWPRDEVLALINLRCTSLSSNEEKEGNKGPLWERISQGMSALGYKRSAKRCKEKWENINKYFRKTKDNVNKKRSLNSRTCPYFHQLSCLYGQGKIVPQSEREGNYCLNPTPNSGQVPPDDDHQVQDDESSQVGSAGLVQYAC
- the LOC114400659 gene encoding trihelix transcription factor GTL2-like isoform X2, with amino-acid sequence MFDGAPDQFHQFIAPRTTLPLHLSFPLHHHASSTPPPNTFLPFDPYNPSSHHLLPSLQTNHLLHPPTTSPTHKHEQDKVIAPIVNNNEEIQRDQRQLPDQLTDSWTNDEVLALFRIRSSMENWLPELTWDHVSRRLAEVGFKKSAEKCKEKFEDESRYFDNINNYGKNNFRFLISELEELCQNSDPGAHDHNGHALEENSRDIETTTATKRCDIGSDTVVEKSNSKVRKRKRRDRFEMFKGFCESVVNKMMAQQEETHNKLLEDMVKRDQEKFAREEAWKKQELDRMKKELEIMAQEQAIAGDRQATIIEFLKKCATTTITSLSPPSQNAKYYITNDSNLPNCASHSQNPNNPSNEDNNLEPTPSSKMIQNHGQTTLGAENPSTSDTLLQVPSSSNSSPTTHNPSSSLNSHNNIIPLESNSVSTYKPTSTTPMASSENSKDDIGRRWPRDEVLALINLRCTSLSSNEEKEGNKGPLWERISQGMSALGYKRSAKRCKEKWENINKYFRKTKDNVNKKRSLNSRTCPYFHQLSCLYGQGKIVPQSEREGNYCLNPTPNSGQVPPDDDHQVQDDESSQVGSAGLVQYAC